Within Bacillus sp. FJAT-45350, the genomic segment TGGAACATTATAATAGACGTACGTGACCTTTTGTTTTAATTTTATATAAAGTGTTTTAGACGCTTTTTCATATGATATAGATGATAGATTATCACTATTAACCTTCGTATATTGTGGCTGCATAATAATCCTCCTTAGTTAGTTTTTAAACTCTTTACCCTTAGAATCTTAATCGAAACATTCCCAAATTGTTCATTTGAAATTTACTAGTATTTTGTTTACTATAAAAGTTGTTACACGACAAATGTATTTAGAATTGGAGAAAAGAATATGGAAAAAAAGCAAAAGCTTGAACAACTTCTATTTAGCACCTGGGCAATTGCGATAGTTGCTACAGCAGGGAGTCTCTTTTTTTCTGAAGTAATAGGGTTTATTCCGTGTGAACTTTGTTGGATACAAAGAATCTTTATGTATCCAATGGTGATTACATTAGGTATTGCTTTGTGGAAAAAGGATTTGAATTATGGCATATACGCAGTGGCTCTATCTGGAATAGGAGCAGTAATTGCTTTTTATCACTATTTACTTCAAAAAGTTCCAGCACTTTCTACAACTGATTCTTGTGGAATTATTCCATGTACAGGACAATATATTAATTGGCTAGGATTTATTACTATCCCGTTTTTATCATTTGTAGCCTTTGCTAGTATTTTCGTGCTTTCAATTTATAGTATTAGATTAACTAAGAATATTGACTAGATTGGCTCAAGTTCAAACTAGTAATCTATCAAGAAATGAGTGGTATAAATGAAGAAAATTATTATCTTTAGTGCTGTTGTTATCGTTATTTTTGCAGCATTAGCAGTCGTAACAAATATGAAACAAAGTCAGCAAGTGGAAGGGAATCCTTTTGGTAAAGACTCGTTAGACCCTGCAACAATCTCTCAATTAAATGACCCAAATTATCAAAATATTATTCTTCCTGAAACGTTAGTGGGAGCATTGAATGAGGGTGAGACTAAAACGATTTATTATTATAGCCCAACTTGTCCGGCTTGTACTCAGGTTTCCCCAGTCATTGTTCCACTTGCTAATGAAGTAGATGTGAATATGCAGTTGTTTAATCTACTAGAATTTGAAACTGGCTGGTCAACTTTCCAAGTACAGGTAACACCAACTATTGTACATTATACAAATGGTCAAGAGGTTTCGAGAATTGAAGGTATGGCAACGGATGAGGAATATCGTCAATGGTTTGAAGCTACAAAAGAATAGTAACAAATTAAGACTATCACTTTATCCAATTCTCATCTTTTTTATAAAGTATGTGAAGGGTGAGAGATAGTCTTTTTTATATTTAATAGATAATGTAAAATTTCAGCAAAAAACTTCACAACGCAGAGTTTGTTTATGAATTTATGCTTTAATATGTCGAAAAAGAGTGGATTAAGGCAAAAAGTTTACATGAAACGCTATTAAATATGCAGAATATGGTATAATTAAGAAGAATTAAATTCCTACGAATGTGGGGTAAGCTTATGAACAACAATGAGGAAAAAGTTGATAAAAGTGTAGAAGAAGTAGAATTAGAAGTGGTTGATGGAACAATTTCAGTTAAGAATCATGAAATCGTTGTTTCTCCACCTAATGAGCATGGTGAATTCCCAACCATTAGTCCCAGTTCACAGGTAATAATAGCTATAGATGGACAACCAATAACGAAACAAACTCCTGTGAAGGATAGTAAAACGATAACTTATAAGATTACTGAAAAAAGAAAGCCTTGGTTTAAAGCAGAAATCAGTAAAGATAAAGTAGAAGTATTGTTGACAATTACAGAGGAGATTCATAAAGGTTTTCAGTTAAGGAATTCTAATCCGGTCCGAAATTGGGTTCCTACGATTGAAGAAGCAGTTATCAAATATGATGTAGAAGAATTATCATCTACAATTATTGATCACATATATAAAATGGGTATTAAAGCAGAAATAAAGGCTCAATTAATTATAGAAGAATTATCTGAACCGAGTCATGAACCGATAGTTATTGCGAAAGGTAAGGCTCCTACAGACTCAAAGGATGGATATATTGAGTTGTTCTTCTCAAATGATTTGGAAAGTGTTTCATATGACGATAAATCAGCAATTGACTACAGAAATCGATATAATATTCCTAAGGTTTCAAAAGGTGATAAGATGGCTCAAATCCATCCTCCTAAGAAAGGGAAGGAAGGTCTCAATGTTTTTGGTGTCTCTCTCCCTCCTAAACCAGCAAAGTCTGTTGAAGTTCGTCCAAATCGAAAAGTAAAGTTAAACGAGGACGGCTCTGTTATTGCTTTAGTCTCAGGACGCCCTTCAATAACGGGAAATGTCATTAAAGTATTTGATATTGTAGATACCTATTCAATTAACAAAGACATAGACTTGGAAACAGGTAATATATATTTCAATGGAGATGTGGTCATTACAGGAAACGTGAAGGAGCATATGAGGGTTGAGGCAATGGGCAACATCCTGATTAACGGTAATGTTTACTTCTCAACTATTATCTCCTCACAAAATATAGTAGTAAACGGGACTGTTATTAATAGTCAAGTTATTAGTGGTCAACATGGTTTATTTTTTAGCGAAGTGTATAAAGTTTCTGAGAAACTATACCGGACGATAAAACAATTATATGATTCACTTAAACAGATGACAAAACTTCTAGAACAGCAGGGAAAAGAGTATAAATATGGACAATTAGTTGCTACCCTTGTCGAATCAAAATTTAAAACTCTTACTGTTGATATTGAAAGCTATTATAAAGTATTAAGTGAAATGGAAACAAGCAATATTGAGGTCCCTATTCAAATGAAAATGATAAAAAAAATGCTTGCCGTCTTTCGCAATCATTATTTAATGTTGAATGTAGATGGTCCAGTAATGATTAGAAGTGTACGCTTTGCATTAAAAGAATTACTATCAGCTTCAGAGGCATCGATTAAACAAGAAAGTGATATTACGATACAAGATGCCAATATGTGTACAATAAAAACAAATGGATCGATATTTATAGAAAAAGCAGGGGTTATCCACTCTACACTGTTTGCTGGTAAGGATATTATCTTTACAAATCACAAAGGTGTAATCCGTGGAGGAAAAGTAGAGGCGATGAATGAGATTCACGCGGGGGTTGTTGGAAGTGATTTAGGGTCTAGACCAAAGGTATACGCCGGGCAAAAAATCACAATAAAAGACTTAAATAAAGCAGTGATAAAACTGAACCAGAAGAAAATGAAAGTTATGGGTCCTATTAAGGATGTTACTTTTAGTTACAATGAAAAAGAGGATGAGATTAAAAGTAGTCCGCCAGTTAGAGTTGGATAAAAAAGGATAATGTGGATCCTATATCATATGATGATGTTAGTTCAGTAAGAATAGTTAGCACTATAAAAGCGATGGTTAAATATACTTATTATTTTAAAAGAAAGTCTAATTTTATGTGAAGAAATACTTATTTTAATAAAAATATGCTATTATTGTAATTATCTTTAACTATGAAAATCAAGTAATGAAGAGATTAATAGTGCTTCAGATCTTTAGAGAATATTGAGGTGAATAGGGTCTTGATTAATTCTGAATATTTAAACGTGTTTATTGATGAAAGCCAAGAGCATTTGCAAGCGGTAAATGACAACTTATTGAAATTAGAAAATGCACCAGATGACCTATCTATCGTTGGGGAGATATTTCGCTCTGCCCATACCTTAAAGGGTATGGCGGCAACAATGGGCTTTGAAGACCTCGCACATCTAACTCACAATATGGAAAATGTACTTGACCTCATCCGTAATCAAAAACTAGATGCAACATCTGACGTATTAGATGTTGTATTTGCAGCAGTAGATGATTTAGAGGAAATGGTAAACGACATATCAAGTGGTGGGGATGGTAAGCGAGATGTTTCAGACGCTGTAGCTAAGCTAGAGCAAATTGAAAAAGGGGAAGTGCCTACTGGAGCTTCAGGACAATCAGAAGCGGCTGTAACAGCAGAAAGTTCATCTGCTGTTATTGATGTAGATTTGTTTTCTGAGACGTATGACCAATTTGAATTAACTGTACTACTGCAATCCCACGAGCAAGGGTACAATGCATTCCAAATTAGAGTGACACTAGATGAAAGAACTATGCTGAAAGCAGCACGTGTCTTTATGGTGTTTGAAGTTCTTGAACAAGTGGGTGAAGTAATTAAATCTTCTCCACCAGCTGAAGAATTAGAAGAAGAAAAGTTTGAAGATGATTTTGTAGTTACATTCCTTTCTAAAATAGACGGAGAAGAAATTGCTGCTCGTATTAACAAAGTTTCTGAAATCGTTAATGTTCAAGTTCGTGAACTTGATGTGGAAGAATTAAAGCAAGCAGCTTCTGAAGCAAGACAAGTGGATTCAGGTTCATCAGAAGTAAAAGAAGAGAAAACAGCAACTAAAGAAAAAGCAGCGACACCAAATAAAGCAGAAGAAAAAAAGGCATCAACTCCACAGAAAAAATCAAATGCTGATGCGAATAAGACGATTCGTGTTAATATCGAACGCTTAGATGTGTTAATGAATCTTTTTGAAGAACTAGTTATTGACCGTGGGCGTCTTGAGCAAATTGCTAGTGAGCTTAAGAATAATGAACTAAATGAAACGGTTGAACGTATGTCAAGGATATCTGGTGATTTACAAGAGATTATCTTAAACATGCGTATGATGCCGGTAGAACAAGTCTTTAACCGCTTCCCAAGAATGGTGCGAAGCTTATCTAAAGACCTTAATAAGAAAGTGAATTTACAAATTATCGGTGCGGATACTGAATTAGATCGTACGATTATCGATGAAATTGGGGATCCGTTAGTGCATCTAATTCGTAACTCAATTGACCATGGAGTAGAAACTCCTGAGAAGCGTCGTGAGGCAGGGAAGCCTGAAGAAGGTACGGTAGTCTTAAAGGCATACCATAGCGGAAACAATGTCTTTATTGAGATTGAAGATGACGGAGCGGGTATCGACCGTGAAAAAATTCTAAAGAAAGCATTAGATAATGGTGTTGTCACAGAAGAAGAAGTATCTAAGATGACAGACCAACAAATCTATGGATTACTTTTCGCTTCTGGCTTTAGTACAGCAGAAAAAATAACGGACGTATCAGGTCGAGGTGTAGGTCTAGACGTAGTTCGTACAACCTTTGAATCACTTGGTGGTATTGTTACAGTAGATTCTACATTAGGGAAGGGATCTATCTTCTCAATCCAGTTACCATTAACATTATCGATTATCGATGTGATGTTAATTGAGGTGGCTAAAGAGAAGTATGCAATTCCACTTTCCTCAATTGTAGAAACAGCGATTGTAAATAAAGAAGAAGTATACAGTGCCCATAATCAAAAGGTTATTGACTTTAGAGGTAAAGTGGTACCGTTAGTATTCTTGAAAGATATCTTTGAAGTGCCTGTTGAGGAAGAAAGAGATGAAGAATTTTATTCTCTTGTTATTATCCACAAGGGAGAGAAAATTGCCGGCTTAGTAGTAGATTCCTTAATTGGACAGCATGATATCGTATTAAAATCATTAGGGAACTATTTGACAAATGTGTTTGCAATTTCTGGCGCAACCATTCTTGGTAATGGTCAAGTAGCTCTAATTGTTGATACGAATGCACTTATTAAGTAATTAAAGAAGTTGGGAGGTAGATCTCGGTGGCAAATGATACTGCGACGAAAAATGATTTAAAGGTCATCGTCTTTCAATTGAAAGACGAGGAATATGCGATAGAGGTAGAGTATGTTCAATCGATTGAACGTATGCAACCAGTCACGAGAATCCCGAGAACATACCCTTTTATAACTGGGGTTATGAACTTAAGGGGTGTAATAACACCAATTATTAATCTTAGAAAACGGTTTGGGATTGAAGAAAAAGCGTTTGATGATGCGACAAGAATTCTTGTTGTTTCAAAAGAAGATATTGAAATTGGTTTTATCGTTGACGGTGCAAATGATGTTATTGATATACCAGCAGATAAGATTGAGCCTACACCAGAGGTTGTCGGTGGCGTAGAAGCTGAATATCTACGAGGTGTCGTAAAGCTAGATAAACGTTTATTTACTCTACTAAACTTAGAAAAAGTTATTAGAGAGTAGTAGCAACTAAATGGTCTTCTTAAGAGACTGTTAAAAGTATTTCTAGTAAATTACTGACTTATACAAAGGATTAAGGTAAGTATAACTATTATTTGCTAAGTCCTTTGTTAATCTATTATGTTATTATATAAGTTGAATAATTGTTGGAGAGGTGTCGAAATGGCTTCTGTATTAATTGTTGATGATGCAGCATTTATGAGAATGATGATTAAGGATATTCTATCAAAGAATAACTATGAGATTGCAGGAGAAGCTGCAAATGGACTTGAAGCAGTAGAGAAATTTAAAGAAACAAAACCTGACTTAGTGACAATGGATATTACTATGCCTGAGAAAGATGGTATCGAGGCGTTAAAAGAAATTAAACAACTTGATCCAAATGCAAAAGTAATTATGTGTTCTGCAATGGGACAACAATCTATGGTAATTGATGCGATTCAGTCTGGAGCCAAGGATTTCATCGTAAAACCATTCCAAGCTGACCGTGTATTAGAAGCAATTCAAAAAGTACTAGGATAATAATTGATTGCTAGTTAAATGAGATTGCAGTGACAAGTGTCTCTGCTTTCTCCATTTTTTCAAACAATTAATGGAGGATTTTACATGCAAGCAAATCACGTCAATGCAATTACAAGAGCTACTAAATCAATTCTAACGAATCATTTAGGTGTGGAAGCAGAGATGTTGAAGCCTTATGTTCAAAAAAAGAGTATTCCATCTAATGAAATCTCTGTTATCCTCGGTATAAATGGTCAATTGGAAGGGCAGATTATTTGTTCCGTAGACCATCAAATGGCTAAGTCAATGATCGGTGCAATGATGGGTGGAATGACAATAGAAACAATAGATGATATGGGATGGAGTGCCATTCAAGAGCTTGGGAACTGGATTGCAGGTACTACTGCAACTGAATTATCCAAAGAAGACTGCATTATTGATGTAACACCTCCTGTAGTAAATGAAGGTGCTTCGAAATTCCACTCATCTTCAACGTTTATTACATTTCCATTAAATACTGCTATTGGAGAAATGCACATACATGTTTCAGTGAAGGATGCTAAGTAGTGAAATAGTAAGGGCTAAGAAGAGAGTGTTTCTTAGTCTTTTTTTCTTGTTGTTTTTCATATATAAAGGAGAGAGTTATGAGAGCTAGAATGTATAGTATTATATTACTATTGGTGTTTATTTTGGGTTTAACAGCCTGTGAAGGTGAAAGCTCAACCATAAAAGAAGAAAGCGATCCGACAAGCTATGTAGATAGTGATGAGCAAGTGAAAGAAGGCACTCAAATATATGGTGACGAACTATCAGTTCATTTTATCGACGTAGGGCAAGGAGACGCTACGTTGTTTTTAGGTCCGGACTTTACAATCTTAGTAGATGTAGGTCGACATGATCGAAATGATGTTGTTCCATATCTTAAATCAGTTGGAGTGACCGAATTCGATATCGTAGTAGGGACACATCCACATGCTGATCATATAGGTCAACTTGACAAAGTATTAATGGAGTTTCCGACAGATGAGGTTTGGATGTCAGGAGATGAGCATACGACACGTACCTATGAACGAGTAATTGATGCTATAGCATCTACAGGTGTTAGTTACTATGAACCAAGAGCTGGAGAAGTCTTTGAAGTAGGCTCATTAGTTATTGAAGTAATTAATCCTGAAACGCTAACAGGGGATTTTCATGAAGGCTCTTTAGCGTTACGAGCTGTTTATGGTGATATTTCCTTTTTATTAACTGGAGATGTGGAGAAACAAACAGAAGAAGAGATTATCACTCGAGGTCATAAGCTGCAATCAACTATTTTTCAATTAGGACATCATGGCTCTAGTACGTCAAACACAGAGCCATTTCTCAAGGCGGTTAAACCAGAGTTAGCTATTTACTCTGCTGGTTTAAACAATGACTATGGTCACCCTCACCGAGAAGTTATTAGTCTATTAGATAGCTTAAATATACCGATAAAGGGTACTGATATAAATGGAACGATTATTATTAATACAGATGGCTCAAATTATCGTATAGAAAAAGAAAAAGAAGCTGAGACAACCAAAGTAGAGGATACTAATTTAGCTTGTATTGATATTAACGTGAGTTCAAGAGAAGAGTTAGCAACAATTGTTCATATTGGTGACGAACGGGCTGAGCAATTAATTGAGCACCGACCATATGATTCTGTTGAGCAACTTAGAAGGATAAATGGTATTGGTAGTGGACGATTAGGTGATATTGTGGAAGAAGGTTTAGCTTGTGTAAAAGTAAAATAGCTAATTGGAGGTTCTTGTTATGAAAGGGATTGTAGACAGAATTGTAGATGGGGAAAAAGTAGTTATCCTCGTTGGTGAGAAAGAAGAAGAATATATACTTAATCAGAGTCAACTCTCTTTTAATGTAAAGGAAGGTTCAGTATTAGAAGTAAATATAGAAAATGGACAGTTAGATAATGTAAAATTAATAAAGAGTGAAGACGAACAACGAATCACTAATAAGCTTGAGTTATTAAGAAATAGAAGTGGGGAAAGTAAATTTAAGAAGAAATAAACTAGAATGAGTTTGTGAAAGAGTAAAGCCTTTTTCAAACTCTGTCATGCCATAAGGAGGGGAACGAATGCAAAATATTATGGACACCGTAAAGGAAGTCGTCTACGCCGTTATACCAATTTCGTTAGTGGTTATCATTTTGCAATTTACGCTAATTGGTATGCCGATGGAAATGTTCATGCAATTTATCGTTGGAGTCGTCATGGTGTCAATTGGTTTAATCCTGTTTTTATTAGGGGTACATATAGGGTTATTACCAATTGGAGAGATGATTGGATCAGCTTTACCGAAAATGGGGAAGGCATGGTTGGTTATTTTCTTTGGTTTTTTACTAGGATTTGTAGCGACTGTTGCAGAGCCTGATGTACGAGTTCTAGCTATGCAAGTAGATTTGGTTTCTGATGGTGTTGTTTCAAGAAATCTCTTAATCTATACAGTAGCATTAGGTGTAGCGATTTTTGTTGGGTTAGCGATGTTGAGAATCTTATTAAATATACCAATTACTTATATGTTGGTTGTTGGTTATGGACTAGTATTTTTACTTGCGGCCTTTACTCCAGCTCATTTTATCCCGATTTCTTTTGATGCAGGTGGGGTAACAACTGGACCGATGACTGTGCCATTTATTTTAGCATTAGGTGTTGGTGTAGCCTCAGTCCTAAGAGGTAAATCTGCATCATCTGATGGATTTGGATTAGTAGCATTAGCATCAATTGGTCCTATTTTGGCTGTCTTAGTGTTAGGGGTGATTTATGGATGAATATAAAAATATTTGAAGGGTTTGGTCATGTTCTATATGAAGTAGCCTTTGCCCTTATTCCTCTATTAATATTTTTCCTGTTCTTTCAATTTTTTATTTTAAAATTGCCGATGAAAAAGCTTATGGATATACTAAAAGGAATGTTTCTTACGTTTTGGGGTCTTGCTTTCTTTCTTCAGGGAGTACATATTGGATTTTTGCCAGCTGGAGAAATGATGGGGACAATTCTTGGACAAATGGATTTCTTATGGATTCTCATTCCAATTGGATTTGTCTTAGGATTTGTCGCAACATTTGCTGAACCGGCGGTACGTATTTTAAATCATGAAGTTGAGAAAGTATCAGGTGGTTATATACCGGAAAAGGTTATGCTATACACTCTTTCGATTGGCGTTGGTTTGTCAATTGCGTTGTCAATGTTACGAGTGATAGTTGGTATTCCTTTATGGTACTTTATCATCCCTGGATACCTCATTGCACTAATCTTAATTAAGTTTTCTACTCGCACGTTTACGTCGATTGCGTTCGATTCAGGTGGAGTAGCTACAGGACCAATGACGGTAACATTTATTGTTTCGATGTCAGTAGGAATTGCAACTGTAATGGAGGGACGTGACCCTTTACTTGATGGATTTGGAATGATCGCATTAGTCGCTCTTTCCCCTATCTTGTCTGTATTAACATTAGGGTTACTTTATGGTCGAAAGGAGAAAGAAAATGATCGAACATTTGAACCTGAGTCATAAATTGCTGGTCACGATTGTAAAGAAAGGTAATGCTAAAAAAGTTGTCAAAGCCTCGAAGGAAGCTGGTGCCGAGGGCGGAACAGTCATTTATGGTAAAGGAACAGGAATACATGAAACAAAGAAATTTCTTGGGATAAGTGTTGAACCTGAAAAAGAAATGGTTTTAACATTAATCCCTAACGAAAAAGTAGATACAGTCCTTTCTGCGGTTGAAAAGGCTGCTAAGTTAGATAAACCAGGAAGTGGAGTAGGTTTTGTACTTGATGTGAAGCGAATTGCAGGAATTGTTCACTTACTTAATCTACAAAGTCAAGGAGGAAACAATGGAGAATAAAGTTTTGTATGACTTGATTGTATCAATTGTGAATAAAGGCTATTCAGAAAAAGTCGTAGAAGCTTCTAAACAAGCAGGTGCGGAAGGTGGTACGATATTGTACGGAAGAGGAACAGGAATTCATGAGCAAGCAAAGCTATTTAATATTGCGATTGAACCTGAAAAAGAGCTTGTCTTAACGCTTATTGATAGAGATAAGACCGATGAAGTATTAGAATCGATTATGGTTAATGCAGAATTAAATAAGCCCGGAAAAGGGATCGCTTTTGTTTTAGAGGTTGAGCGTACAATTGGAATTAATCATGTACTGAACCGTATGATGAATGAAAAATTTTCTGAGCAAGAGAAGTAAAAGGAACAGGGGCAACCGGGATTGTTGAAAAGGGTAACTGATTTGTTATTAATGAATACAGTAATTAACAGATGAAAAATGATTGACATGTTTTTATAATTACTGTATCGTCATCTATGGAAAAAGTAAATATCGTCCTCGTTAGGTGAGGCTCCTGTGATGGAGATACGCTGCTGCCCAAAAACGTCCAAAGACGCCAATGGGTCAACAGGAACTATCGAATTAAGGTGGTTTTTAATGTAGCTGGTTGTATAACCTATGCCGCACAGTGCTAAAGCTCTACGAATGAAGGAACAAGCAGGATTAATGTATGTTTTATTTGTCATGCTTTCTATTTGTGAACAATCACCTTCATTTGTTGAGGGTGATTTTTTTGTTCAAATTAAATTAAGATGCGGAGGTGGTGTGGAATGGATAGTTATCCCGAACCCAGTAGGCAAATAAAAAATGGTTTTAATCTACAACGTAAATGGAAAGCTACAAGAAAGAACGGGACCCATT encodes:
- a CDS encoding KTSC domain-containing protein, producing MQPQYTKVNSDNLSSISYEKASKTLYIKLKQKVTYVYYNVPEVVYISLLSSEDVEHYYLMYVKDKFRERKITA
- a CDS encoding disulfide oxidoreductase, with the translated sequence MEKKQKLEQLLFSTWAIAIVATAGSLFFSEVIGFIPCELCWIQRIFMYPMVITLGIALWKKDLNYGIYAVALSGIGAVIAFYHYLLQKVPALSTTDSCGIIPCTGQYINWLGFITIPFLSFVAFASIFVLSIYSIRLTKNID
- a CDS encoding thioredoxin family protein translates to MKKIIIFSAVVIVIFAALAVVTNMKQSQQVEGNPFGKDSLDPATISQLNDPNYQNIILPETLVGALNEGETKTIYYYSPTCPACTQVSPVIVPLANEVDVNMQLFNLLEFETGWSTFQVQVTPTIVHYTNGQEVSRIEGMATDEEYRQWFEATKE
- a CDS encoding DUF342 domain-containing protein — protein: MNNNEEKVDKSVEEVELEVVDGTISVKNHEIVVSPPNEHGEFPTISPSSQVIIAIDGQPITKQTPVKDSKTITYKITEKRKPWFKAEISKDKVEVLLTITEEIHKGFQLRNSNPVRNWVPTIEEAVIKYDVEELSSTIIDHIYKMGIKAEIKAQLIIEELSEPSHEPIVIAKGKAPTDSKDGYIELFFSNDLESVSYDDKSAIDYRNRYNIPKVSKGDKMAQIHPPKKGKEGLNVFGVSLPPKPAKSVEVRPNRKVKLNEDGSVIALVSGRPSITGNVIKVFDIVDTYSINKDIDLETGNIYFNGDVVITGNVKEHMRVEAMGNILINGNVYFSTIISSQNIVVNGTVINSQVISGQHGLFFSEVYKVSEKLYRTIKQLYDSLKQMTKLLEQQGKEYKYGQLVATLVESKFKTLTVDIESYYKVLSEMETSNIEVPIQMKMIKKMLAVFRNHYLMLNVDGPVMIRSVRFALKELLSASEASIKQESDITIQDANMCTIKTNGSIFIEKAGVIHSTLFAGKDIIFTNHKGVIRGGKVEAMNEIHAGVVGSDLGSRPKVYAGQKITIKDLNKAVIKLNQKKMKVMGPIKDVTFSYNEKEDEIKSSPPVRVG
- a CDS encoding chemotaxis protein CheA, with amino-acid sequence MINSEYLNVFIDESQEHLQAVNDNLLKLENAPDDLSIVGEIFRSAHTLKGMAATMGFEDLAHLTHNMENVLDLIRNQKLDATSDVLDVVFAAVDDLEEMVNDISSGGDGKRDVSDAVAKLEQIEKGEVPTGASGQSEAAVTAESSSAVIDVDLFSETYDQFELTVLLQSHEQGYNAFQIRVTLDERTMLKAARVFMVFEVLEQVGEVIKSSPPAEELEEEKFEDDFVVTFLSKIDGEEIAARINKVSEIVNVQVRELDVEELKQAASEARQVDSGSSEVKEEKTATKEKAATPNKAEEKKASTPQKKSNADANKTIRVNIERLDVLMNLFEELVIDRGRLEQIASELKNNELNETVERMSRISGDLQEIILNMRMMPVEQVFNRFPRMVRSLSKDLNKKVNLQIIGADTELDRTIIDEIGDPLVHLIRNSIDHGVETPEKRREAGKPEEGTVVLKAYHSGNNVFIEIEDDGAGIDREKILKKALDNGVVTEEEVSKMTDQQIYGLLFASGFSTAEKITDVSGRGVGLDVVRTTFESLGGIVTVDSTLGKGSIFSIQLPLTLSIIDVMLIEVAKEKYAIPLSSIVETAIVNKEEVYSAHNQKVIDFRGKVVPLVFLKDIFEVPVEEERDEEFYSLVIIHKGEKIAGLVVDSLIGQHDIVLKSLGNYLTNVFAISGATILGNGQVALIVDTNALIK
- a CDS encoding chemotaxis protein CheW, encoding MANDTATKNDLKVIVFQLKDEEYAIEVEYVQSIERMQPVTRIPRTYPFITGVMNLRGVITPIINLRKRFGIEEKAFDDATRILVVSKEDIEIGFIVDGANDVIDIPADKIEPTPEVVGGVEAEYLRGVVKLDKRLFTLLNLEKVIRE
- a CDS encoding response regulator; amino-acid sequence: MASVLIVDDAAFMRMMIKDILSKNNYEIAGEAANGLEAVEKFKETKPDLVTMDITMPEKDGIEALKEIKQLDPNAKVIMCSAMGQQSMVIDAIQSGAKDFIVKPFQADRVLEAIQKVLG
- a CDS encoding chemotaxis protein CheX; the encoded protein is MQANHVNAITRATKSILTNHLGVEAEMLKPYVQKKSIPSNEISVILGINGQLEGQIICSVDHQMAKSMIGAMMGGMTIETIDDMGWSAIQELGNWIAGTTATELSKEDCIIDVTPPVVNEGASKFHSSSTFITFPLNTAIGEMHIHVSVKDAK
- a CDS encoding MBL fold metallo-hydrolase, translating into MRARMYSIILLLVFILGLTACEGESSTIKEESDPTSYVDSDEQVKEGTQIYGDELSVHFIDVGQGDATLFLGPDFTILVDVGRHDRNDVVPYLKSVGVTEFDIVVGTHPHADHIGQLDKVLMEFPTDEVWMSGDEHTTRTYERVIDAIASTGVSYYEPRAGEVFEVGSLVIEVINPETLTGDFHEGSLALRAVYGDISFLLTGDVEKQTEEEIITRGHKLQSTIFQLGHHGSSTSNTEPFLKAVKPELAIYSAGLNNDYGHPHREVISLLDSLNIPIKGTDINGTIIINTDGSNYRIEKEKEAETTKVEDTNLACIDINVSSREELATIVHIGDERAEQLIEHRPYDSVEQLRRINGIGSGRLGDIVEEGLACVKVK
- a CDS encoding DUF3006 family protein, yielding MKGIVDRIVDGEKVVILVGEKEEEYILNQSQLSFNVKEGSVLEVNIENGQLDNVKLIKSEDEQRITNKLELLRNRSGESKFKKK
- a CDS encoding DUF1538 domain-containing protein; translation: MQNIMDTVKEVVYAVIPISLVVIILQFTLIGMPMEMFMQFIVGVVMVSIGLILFLLGVHIGLLPIGEMIGSALPKMGKAWLVIFFGFLLGFVATVAEPDVRVLAMQVDLVSDGVVSRNLLIYTVALGVAIFVGLAMLRILLNIPITYMLVVGYGLVFLLAAFTPAHFIPISFDAGGVTTGPMTVPFILALGVGVASVLRGKSASSDGFGLVALASIGPILAVLVLGVIYG
- a CDS encoding DUF1538 domain-containing protein produces the protein MNIKIFEGFGHVLYEVAFALIPLLIFFLFFQFFILKLPMKKLMDILKGMFLTFWGLAFFLQGVHIGFLPAGEMMGTILGQMDFLWILIPIGFVLGFVATFAEPAVRILNHEVEKVSGGYIPEKVMLYTLSIGVGLSIALSMLRVIVGIPLWYFIIPGYLIALILIKFSTRTFTSIAFDSGGVATGPMTVTFIVSMSVGIATVMEGRDPLLDGFGMIALVALSPILSVLTLGLLYGRKEKENDRTFEPES
- a CDS encoding P-II family nitrogen regulator; protein product: MIEHLNLSHKLLVTIVKKGNAKKVVKASKEAGAEGGTVIYGKGTGIHETKKFLGISVEPEKEMVLTLIPNEKVDTVLSAVEKAAKLDKPGSGVGFVLDVKRIAGIVHLLNLQSQGGNNGE
- a CDS encoding P-II family nitrogen regulator, producing MENKVLYDLIVSIVNKGYSEKVVEASKQAGAEGGTILYGRGTGIHEQAKLFNIAIEPEKELVLTLIDRDKTDEVLESIMVNAELNKPGKGIAFVLEVERTIGINHVLNRMMNEKFSEQEK